CGCCTGCCTGCTGGCCAGCATTGCCGACGGGGCCGGGTACCTGGAGGTCCACGCCGTCGATGACTTCGGCGAGCAGACCTGGCGAAAGATTCTCGCTCAGGAGGGCAAGACCCTGGAGGAGGAGCTGAAGCAAGAAGCGGCCGAGGTCCAGGCCGTTCGCCGTGCGGTGGCGGCGGGACTACGCCACCTCCTGCCTTACCTCAGCGACAGCGAACCTGAGACCCGCTACTCAGTGGCGGTTGCCCTGGGCAACTACCCGGAGCATGCCGGATGGTCCCTGCCTGCCATCGAAGCGGCGCTGGCCTCGGAATCCGACAAAGAGGTGCGACAAGCCCTGGCCCGGAGCCGGGCGCGGCTTGTCCAAAGCTCTGCCCAGGGAAGCGCCCGATAGAGCCAAGCTCA
This portion of the Thermogemmata fonticola genome encodes:
- a CDS encoding HEAT repeat domain-containing protein — its product is MLEGLDQIDWTSLRHAYGQASDVPGWLRALLSPNAKVRQEAIYELFGTIYHQGTVYSASAAAVPFLYELLTAPNVRDKSSIACLLASIADGAGYLEVHAVDDFGEQTWRKILAQEGKTLEEELKQEAAEVQAVRRAVAAGLRHLLPYLSDSEPETRYSVAVALGNYPEHAGWSLPAIEAALASESDKEVRQALARSRARLVQSSAQGSAR